One Bacteriovorax sp. PP10 DNA window includes the following coding sequences:
- a CDS encoding DEAD/DEAH box helicase, which translates to MKLIPDLFYPSCFTLLTAPVASGKTRMVVEFYRESDFKIIYLSPLRALANEVFANLQKNEEKNVFLAGGELALDQCLEKFMAARKSFLVTTAELLSEEFIEELCNQEQKVLFVIDEFHLFYHWGEEFRPVLHERFLAILNFYFPILAITATMAEDVMTKMKKDLSYYQDFWIHLDYGNHQLHRTPERMLSFKGLKPHYIQKAFWREIRQKKDSEIFLYFCAYRSQVDEFVDRARRLGFKAVGCVGGEVENFLEAVKVSEGKIDCIFSTTTLSHGVNLPEIRKVFIDYEVKNYDFWLQMIGRGGRQGSEYQVYTTDSFHTTSKDRIKHKAKILLGDFLGIEM; encoded by the coding sequence ATGAAACTTATCCCTGATTTATTTTACCCCTCATGTTTTACCTTACTCACAGCTCCCGTTGCTTCTGGAAAAACCAGAATGGTGGTGGAGTTCTATCGTGAGTCCGATTTCAAAATCATTTACCTTTCTCCGCTTCGGGCCCTCGCTAATGAGGTTTTTGCAAATTTGCAAAAAAATGAAGAGAAGAATGTTTTTCTAGCTGGTGGTGAACTTGCTCTGGATCAGTGTCTGGAGAAGTTTATGGCTGCCAGGAAGAGCTTTCTCGTCACGACAGCAGAGCTGTTAAGTGAAGAGTTTATTGAAGAATTGTGTAATCAAGAGCAGAAAGTTCTTTTTGTAATTGATGAGTTCCATCTCTTTTATCATTGGGGCGAAGAATTTCGCCCCGTCTTACACGAACGTTTTTTAGCTATATTAAATTTCTATTTTCCTATTCTTGCGATCACCGCGACGATGGCCGAAGACGTAATGACGAAGATGAAAAAAGACTTAAGTTATTATCAGGATTTTTGGATTCATCTGGATTATGGCAATCATCAGTTGCATCGCACTCCTGAGCGCATGCTTAGTTTTAAAGGACTCAAACCTCATTACATTCAAAAAGCATTCTGGAGAGAGATTCGTCAGAAAAAGGATTCTGAAATCTTTTTATATTTTTGTGCTTATCGAAGTCAGGTGGATGAGTTTGTTGATCGGGCACGCAGGCTTGGGTTTAAAGCTGTTGGGTGTGTTGGTGGAGAAGTTGAAAACTTTTTAGAAGCAGTGAAAGTGAGTGAAGGGAAGATTGATTGTATTTTTTCGACGACGACACTTAGTCATGGAGTGAATCTTCCGGAGATCAGGAAAGTTTTTATTGATTATGAAGTGAAGAATTATGACTTTTGGTTGCAGATGATTGGGCGTGGTGGGAGGCAAGGAAGTGAGTATCAGGTTTATACGACTGATTCGTTTCATACGACTTCGAAGGATAGAATTAAGCATAAGGCAAAGATATTGTTAGGAGATTTTTTAGGGATCGAAATGTAA
- a CDS encoding FUSC family protein, whose translation MALKEHIDNTFRIDPGPTPIFKMALSSLSMTVPLIIGYFNNHLFISMIGALVGLLIYLNDHFGSFAVRIKHLIAAFLFLTLAFAVGAYCAGNNVVIIIVLFILSFLVGKSKDYGVELEKIMLFVALQFLTGSSSQIYKTELLPLLGYVSIAFLNYLFWVTFIFVIVKHPVSPMISKRETIKKIMSQNKTLKFPLVCAIFACLGYFAATFYDVSHPYWIIGTYLIVILPDSYQSIYKSGQRLCGTIIGVVLASIILTYIHDPRIIMALIFFFSFFMPDGIAKNYWVGNVYIAALIMLFLEFGIPNSTVAEHLGFWRIVDIGIGSLLGVIAALWIRPELIRDVIRPLRKRP comes from the coding sequence ATGGCACTCAAAGAACACATTGATAATACCTTTAGAATTGACCCCGGACCAACTCCCATTTTTAAAATGGCGCTCTCATCACTTTCGATGACTGTTCCTTTAATTATTGGATATTTTAATAATCATTTATTCATTTCCATGATCGGCGCCTTAGTAGGTCTTCTTATTTATCTCAATGATCATTTTGGAAGTTTTGCTGTCAGAATAAAACACCTGATTGCCGCTTTCCTATTCTTAACTCTTGCCTTTGCCGTTGGAGCTTATTGCGCCGGAAACAATGTCGTTATTATCATCGTCCTTTTTATTCTTAGTTTTTTAGTTGGAAAATCTAAAGACTATGGAGTTGAGTTGGAAAAAATAATGCTCTTTGTAGCATTGCAATTTCTAACAGGTTCTTCGTCTCAAATTTACAAGACGGAGCTTCTTCCTTTATTGGGTTATGTCTCAATAGCTTTTTTAAACTATCTTTTCTGGGTCACATTTATTTTCGTCATTGTTAAACATCCGGTTTCTCCAATGATTAGCAAACGTGAAACGATTAAAAAAATTATGTCACAAAACAAGACGCTTAAATTTCCTTTAGTGTGTGCCATTTTTGCATGCCTGGGGTATTTTGCGGCCACATTTTACGATGTCTCTCATCCTTACTGGATTATTGGGACTTACTTGATTGTGATCTTACCTGACAGCTACCAAAGTATTTATAAAAGCGGTCAACGCTTATGTGGAACAATCATCGGCGTTGTACTGGCGTCTATCATTCTCACTTACATTCATGACCCTCGAATTATTATGGCCCTTATCTTCTTCTTCTCATTTTTTATGCCAGACGGGATTGCAAAAAACTACTGGGTTGGAAATGTGTATATTGCGGCCTTAATTATGCTTTTTTTAGAATTTGGTATTCCCAATTCGACAGTGGCAGAACACTTAGGCTTCTGGAGAATTGTGGATATTGGAATTGGGTCATTACTAGGAGTGATTGCCGCTCTTTGGATTAGGCCAGAACTTATTAGAGATGTGATTAGGCCTTTAAGAAAAAGACCGTAG
- a CDS encoding RNA polymerase sigma factor, with product MENARVMKTAPTDNELMQMFADQDDQAAFERLYFKYKEALIRFSYGYTFNQFKAEEIVHDTFLKVHRYKNKYDPQKTFRTWLWTICKNTNLDALDKNPNRRDENFDDLETEIEAVDENVLDKLVKESTKEHIAEVIKKLPLSQREALLLWMNDDLNFEEMGSILQKSPQAVKNLVHRAKIGLKAKLGDSL from the coding sequence ATGGAAAACGCGCGAGTCATGAAGACGGCACCTACTGACAATGAACTAATGCAAATGTTTGCCGATCAAGATGATCAGGCCGCTTTCGAGCGCCTATATTTTAAGTACAAAGAGGCCCTAATTCGCTTCAGTTATGGTTATACATTTAACCAATTTAAGGCCGAAGAAATTGTTCACGACACGTTTTTAAAAGTTCATCGTTATAAAAATAAATACGATCCACAAAAAACTTTTAGAACCTGGCTTTGGACAATTTGTAAAAATACTAACCTCGATGCTTTGGATAAAAATCCCAACAGACGAGATGAGAACTTTGATGATTTAGAAACGGAAATTGAAGCGGTTGATGAAAATGTTTTAGATAAGTTAGTTAAAGAATCAACCAAAGAGCATATTGCTGAAGTGATTAAGAAATTGCCGCTGTCTCAAAGAGAAGCGCTGCTGTTATGGATGAATGATGATTTAAACTTTGAAGAGATGGGAAGCATCCTGCAAAAATCTCCTCAGGCCGTAAAGAACCTGGTACATAGAGCGAAAATTGGATTAAAAGCAAAATTAGGAGACTCACTATGA
- a CDS encoding NifU family protein — translation MLRKLEALFDEQVRPALAAHGGNVEIVDIDNNQVFLRLQGGCQGCSSSNATLKEGIQTLIKQNFPEITDVIDLTDHETGENPYM, via the coding sequence ATGCTAAGAAAATTAGAAGCTTTATTTGATGAACAAGTTCGCCCGGCACTAGCTGCTCACGGTGGAAATGTTGAGATCGTCGATATTGATAACAACCAGGTTTTTCTTCGCCTTCAAGGTGGATGTCAGGGTTGTTCAAGCTCGAACGCTACACTTAAAGAAGGGATTCAAACTCTGATTAAACAAAACTTTCCAGAGATTACTGACGTGATTGATTTAACAGATCATGAAACGGGAGAAAACCCTTACATGTAG
- a CDS encoding nitrilase-related carbon-nitrogen hydrolase: protein MKIAVLQLTSVLDYKANLEVIRSQLTEAKSLGAEAFFMPEVFYSMSNGVTPTPYLVEEGNEHYKEIQKLSTDFGMAQIGGSAATLLNGKVVNRAYNFDKNGKDLGHYDKINLFACDLPDKKISEAANYTAGSEYKMVEVNSVKIGLGICFDMRFSELGLHYRMNGANILTYPAAFTVPTGKAHWHTLLRARAIENQCYVIAAAQWGHHNEKIQTYGHSLVIDPWGDIIMDLEEGVKVGVVELDFPKIELIRKSVSMNR, encoded by the coding sequence ATGAAAATAGCAGTACTACAACTAACATCTGTTCTTGATTATAAAGCAAACCTTGAAGTGATCCGCTCGCAGTTAACTGAAGCGAAATCTCTTGGGGCAGAAGCTTTTTTCATGCCGGAAGTTTTCTATTCAATGAGTAACGGTGTGACGCCAACTCCTTATCTTGTAGAAGAGGGGAATGAGCATTACAAAGAAATTCAAAAGCTATCAACGGATTTTGGCATGGCCCAGATTGGTGGATCAGCTGCGACTCTATTGAATGGTAAAGTTGTAAACCGCGCTTATAACTTTGATAAAAATGGTAAAGACTTAGGTCACTACGATAAAATCAATTTGTTTGCTTGTGACTTACCAGATAAGAAAATTTCAGAAGCGGCCAACTACACAGCTGGATCAGAATACAAAATGGTTGAAGTCAATTCAGTGAAAATTGGATTGGGTATTTGTTTTGATATGAGATTTTCTGAATTAGGTCTTCATTACAGAATGAATGGCGCTAACATTTTAACTTATCCTGCGGCCTTTACAGTGCCTACAGGGAAAGCTCACTGGCATACATTACTTCGTGCGCGTGCGATTGAAAATCAGTGTTACGTGATTGCAGCGGCCCAATGGGGACACCATAATGAGAAGATCCAGACTTATGGGCACTCTCTTGTGATTGATCCTTGGGGAGATATCATAATGGACCTTGAAGAAGGTGTGAAAGTCGGAGTGGTTGAACTGGACTTCCCGAAAATCGAATTGATTCGTAAATCTGTTTCAATGAATCGCTAA
- a CDS encoding glycosyltransferase family 4 protein, producing the protein MTNTQVSGIGVYNKNLFLNVKNELGSDVSPVLKWSRLSKASIVEGHIHEKVKSLPPFLFGKDTVYHGTDHKLNTISRGARVVTIHDMQPFVGKWIDPKFAQGRIEIMTKALNSDVQRIIAISEFTKAEIIKYFPKTESKIDVVYHGNDFYQSVIDESKPNLIKTITKGRPFLFFIGNIEERKNLINQIKAFEILKEKNPNLLFILSGRAGFNAQEIMDYISTSKYKTDIHVTGYLSDDEKEYAMKETSCLMFVSWYEGFGIPVLEALAKNTNIITSNTSSLNEIGRGYCYQSNPADPAEIAFNVSMIMEKGNLKKVDLAEFQNEWSWKKCALKTIGVYQKAHDYM; encoded by the coding sequence TTGACAAATACTCAGGTCTCAGGAATTGGGGTTTATAATAAAAATTTATTTTTAAATGTAAAAAATGAACTCGGGTCTGATGTTTCTCCTGTTTTAAAGTGGAGTCGTTTGTCAAAAGCGAGCATTGTCGAAGGGCATATTCATGAAAAAGTGAAATCTCTTCCACCTTTTTTATTTGGTAAAGACACTGTTTATCACGGGACGGATCACAAACTAAATACTATATCGAGAGGAGCGAGAGTTGTCACAATTCACGATATGCAGCCTTTTGTTGGTAAATGGATAGATCCTAAATTTGCTCAAGGGCGAATTGAAATTATGACGAAAGCACTCAATAGTGATGTTCAGAGAATCATTGCTATTTCTGAGTTTACTAAAGCAGAAATTATTAAATACTTTCCTAAGACTGAATCGAAGATTGATGTTGTTTATCACGGCAATGATTTTTATCAGTCAGTGATTGATGAATCAAAACCTAATTTGATTAAAACGATTACGAAGGGGAGACCATTTTTATTTTTCATCGGTAATATTGAAGAAAGAAAAAATCTCATTAATCAAATTAAAGCATTTGAAATTTTAAAAGAAAAAAATCCTAACCTGTTATTTATTCTTTCTGGAAGAGCTGGATTTAATGCTCAGGAAATTATGGATTATATTTCAACATCAAAATATAAAACTGATATTCATGTCACAGGTTACTTAAGTGATGATGAAAAAGAATACGCCATGAAAGAGACAAGCTGCCTGATGTTTGTCAGCTGGTACGAGGGCTTCGGGATTCCCGTTTTAGAGGCCTTGGCAAAAAATACGAATATCATCACCAGCAACACCAGTTCACTTAATGAAATAGGCCGTGGATACTGCTATCAAAGCAATCCTGCGGATCCCGCAGAAATTGCTTTTAACGTAAGTATGATTATGGAAAAAGGGAATTTGAAAAAAGTTGATCTAGCTGAATTTCAAAATGAATGGAGCTGGAAAAAGTGCGCGCTTAAAACGATTGGCGTTTACCAAAAGGCCCACGACTACATGTAA
- a CDS encoding RsmE family RNA methyltransferase, whose amino-acid sequence MNSLILKNSDGIITDSKIIAHMFETLKANPGDVFKCTILDQGLCLGTIESLTKSECKLKLSEISPAQPQWFNLVVGISRPQTTKKVLEHATTFGAKKIHFFKAALSEKSYLDSKVFESAECEEHLLAGLSQAAIYGSLPIVKTDKYNPADSYADIPQKFILDLNATENFLDLSSSINFDTPVTLAIGPERGFISEDIARFHAAGFKSVKISSSILRVEHAIYSAVSQLELIRGRY is encoded by the coding sequence ATGAACTCACTTATCCTTAAAAATTCAGATGGAATCATCACTGATTCCAAAATCATTGCCCATATGTTTGAGACCCTAAAAGCAAACCCAGGTGATGTTTTTAAATGCACTATTTTAGATCAAGGCCTGTGCCTTGGTACAATTGAGTCGCTGACAAAATCTGAATGCAAATTAAAGCTTTCTGAAATATCACCAGCTCAACCTCAATGGTTTAATTTAGTCGTTGGGATCTCTCGCCCACAAACAACAAAAAAAGTTTTGGAGCACGCAACCACTTTTGGTGCTAAGAAAATTCATTTTTTTAAAGCGGCACTTTCTGAAAAAAGTTATTTAGATTCGAAAGTTTTTGAGAGTGCTGAGTGTGAAGAGCATTTGCTTGCAGGTCTTTCACAAGCGGCCATTTATGGGTCACTTCCCATCGTTAAAACTGACAAATATAACCCAGCAGATAGCTATGCTGATATCCCTCAGAAGTTCATTCTAGACCTAAATGCTACCGAGAATTTTCTGGACCTAAGTTCTAGTATCAACTTTGATACCCCTGTGACTTTAGCTATCGGCCCTGAGCGCGGCTTTATTTCTGAGGATATAGCTCGTTTCCATGCGGCAGGCTTCAAGAGTGTCAAGATTTCGTCTAGCATTCTTCGAGTGGAACATGCTATATATTCGGCGGTATCTCAGTTAGAATTGATTAGAGGAAGATATTAA
- a CDS encoding protein-glutamine glutaminase family protein, with amino-acid sequence MKFKLITILYLLSCPAFSASESDQATNLFNQSQTPKELEKYQTSADSLYIAPPPTLDVETVPLISVVIEKKSYDCHLDSLSKIYICPNGKSPLLLKYNSYGGFTALKNDKNQQAELVNVTSAKAGEITLFDNSAYQIDFGSFNKPNDLSTDVTKQLFAIDGFLEIMKNPLVKSVPRKIGSKEYETIVKSYLDKKASLEKIRKTIFRENNFQVKLENGKTINCKRGTRRDLTKEEDEWQKSNDQELQCSAFTCEKMHIDGKDYDASLLYESIPGAFAYPSVHITDANGLGPKVNVRSIRSPNSKKPLVDYSHLLDNPMPSYGMPYPGMQSIPAPFPESLSNKNYSRYKDPNFDASLQYSKNMCGKNNLAVQKIEKDKENVLNEIANTELVQFITVLSDGSLIGHYVDLNEAVKKGCMYSDVYLNPGAAEHLAAVKKNLYPDKHVDTTISLERATELFNKARTMKDIAWDYKQDGCYARAHLMARRFEAEGVRVDKVWIKGDLFVPETNISWNFHVAPIVYVKDKNGVPQKMVIDPSLFDKPVTVEEWDHKMTKRTVKGSVVTAFPFPENAALVERAALAFSSSDPYLPGNSINMSEEDKMKMADETMKNYRGDNKPTPGK; translated from the coding sequence GTGAAATTTAAATTAATAACAATACTTTACTTACTTTCGTGCCCGGCTTTTTCGGCGAGCGAAAGTGATCAAGCGACAAACTTATTTAATCAATCCCAAACTCCAAAAGAATTAGAAAAATACCAAACATCAGCTGACAGTTTGTATATCGCACCACCTCCCACACTAGATGTTGAAACTGTACCTTTAATTAGTGTTGTGATTGAAAAAAAATCTTACGACTGTCATCTTGATTCTTTATCAAAAATCTATATCTGCCCCAATGGTAAATCGCCTTTGTTATTAAAATATAATAGTTATGGTGGATTCACGGCGCTAAAAAATGATAAAAACCAACAAGCAGAACTAGTCAATGTAACCTCAGCTAAGGCAGGAGAAATCACACTCTTTGATAACTCCGCTTATCAGATAGATTTTGGTTCTTTCAATAAGCCTAATGACCTAAGTACTGATGTTACAAAACAACTTTTTGCGATAGATGGTTTTTTAGAAATAATGAAAAATCCTTTAGTTAAATCTGTGCCAAGGAAAATTGGCTCAAAAGAATATGAAACGATTGTTAAATCCTACCTTGATAAAAAAGCATCACTCGAAAAGATCAGAAAAACTATCTTTAGAGAAAATAATTTCCAAGTAAAACTTGAGAATGGAAAAACGATTAATTGTAAAAGAGGAACAAGACGAGATTTAACAAAAGAAGAAGATGAATGGCAAAAATCCAATGATCAGGAACTTCAATGTAGCGCATTTACATGTGAAAAAATGCACATTGATGGAAAAGATTATGATGCCTCACTGCTTTATGAATCAATACCTGGAGCATTTGCTTATCCTTCAGTTCATATTACTGATGCTAATGGCCTCGGTCCTAAAGTTAACGTTAGATCTATACGTTCACCGAATTCAAAAAAGCCATTAGTGGATTACTCTCATTTATTGGATAACCCTATGCCTTCATATGGGATGCCTTACCCAGGAATGCAATCAATACCTGCCCCATTTCCAGAATCGCTTTCAAATAAAAATTATTCTAGATATAAAGATCCCAACTTTGATGCTTCTCTTCAATATAGTAAAAATATGTGCGGCAAAAATAATCTTGCCGTTCAAAAGATCGAAAAAGATAAAGAGAATGTTTTAAATGAAATCGCCAACACTGAGCTCGTACAATTTATTACTGTTCTGAGTGATGGAAGCCTCATTGGTCACTATGTTGATCTCAACGAAGCAGTAAAAAAAGGATGCATGTACAGTGATGTGTATTTAAATCCTGGTGCAGCCGAGCATCTCGCTGCTGTTAAAAAAAATCTTTATCCAGACAAACATGTCGATACAACAATCTCACTAGAGCGCGCTACAGAGCTCTTCAACAAGGCCCGCACGATGAAAGACATTGCATGGGATTATAAGCAAGATGGCTGTTATGCCCGTGCTCATCTTATGGCAAGACGTTTTGAGGCCGAAGGTGTTCGTGTTGATAAAGTATGGATCAAAGGAGATCTCTTCGTTCCAGAAACAAATATCTCATGGAACTTTCACGTTGCTCCTATCGTCTACGTTAAAGATAAAAATGGTGTTCCTCAAAAAATGGTTATTGATCCTTCGTTATTCGATAAACCAGTCACAGTCGAAGAATGGGATCACAAGATGACTAAAAGAACGGTCAAGGGTTCTGTCGTGACAGCATTTCCTTTTCCTGAAAATGCTGCTTTAGTAGAAAGAGCTGCTCTCGCTTTTTCAAGTTCTGATCCTTACCTTCCAGGTAACAGTATCAACATGAGCGAAGAAGATAAAATGAAAATGGCAGATGAGACAATGAAAAACTATAGAGGCGATAACAAACCTACTCCCGGGAAATAA
- a CDS encoding glycosyltransferase, giving the protein MKIVFSHNGVLPVLGYGGIERILFWHMVELARMGHQVVLIGHPDSKVKDYGIELIPMKGTNLEWTEQVPADADIIHLSYNYRFPGKIPTIVTIHGNGQIGEVFDKNSVFVSKRHAEIHGSDQFIHNAIDLSEYPYHPKTKREWKNFLFLAKASWRVKNLKDSVRAARKNKKHLHVAGGRWWGLSRYVHNHGIVGGDDKMSIIRSCDFMVFPVRWEEPFGIAVIEAMSQGLPVIGSPYGSLPELITKDVGFIAKNHDELESLVAADHSNTFNPDVIRKYVEDNFNVRKHAEKYLELYKKVINGESLNSTNPTYKLPQRAEDLLPF; this is encoded by the coding sequence ATGAAAATAGTTTTCTCTCATAATGGTGTTCTTCCGGTTTTAGGTTATGGTGGAATTGAGCGCATTTTATTCTGGCATATGGTGGAGCTTGCTCGCATGGGCCATCAAGTGGTTTTAATCGGCCACCCGGATTCAAAAGTTAAAGACTATGGAATCGAACTTATCCCAATGAAAGGAACTAACCTGGAATGGACAGAACAAGTCCCTGCAGACGCTGACATTATTCATTTAAGTTACAACTATAGATTCCCGGGAAAAATTCCAACGATTGTGACCATTCATGGAAATGGGCAAATCGGTGAAGTCTTCGATAAAAATTCAGTGTTCGTTTCTAAACGTCATGCTGAAATTCATGGCTCTGATCAGTTTATTCACAATGCCATTGATTTATCTGAATACCCTTATCATCCAAAAACAAAACGCGAATGGAAAAACTTTCTTTTCTTAGCGAAAGCTTCATGGCGTGTAAAAAATTTAAAAGATTCAGTTAGAGCTGCCAGAAAAAATAAAAAGCATCTTCATGTGGCCGGTGGCCGCTGGTGGGGATTGTCTCGTTATGTTCATAATCACGGTATTGTTGGTGGTGATGATAAGATGAGTATTATTCGTTCATGTGACTTCATGGTCTTTCCTGTTCGCTGGGAAGAGCCATTTGGGATCGCAGTGATTGAGGCCATGTCTCAAGGTCTGCCAGTGATTGGCTCTCCCTATGGAAGTCTTCCTGAATTAATTACTAAAGACGTAGGCTTCATTGCAAAAAATCATGACGAGTTAGAGTCTCTCGTTGCTGCTGACCATTCAAACACTTTTAACCCTGATGTTATTCGTAAGTATGTCGAAGATAATTTCAATGTTCGAAAACACGCTGAAAAGTATTTAGAGCTTTATAAAAAAGTGATTAATGGTGAAAGCTTAAACTCAACTAATCCTACTTATAAACTTCCTCAAAGAGCAGAAGACTTACTACCTTTTTAA
- a CDS encoding glycosyltransferase family 2 protein has protein sequence MIKLTVAIITYNEENNIGRCISSVLPIADEILVVDSFSTDKTEAIATSMGARFVKNPFAGHIEQKNYALKLSTHDYVLSLDADEALSPELLEQIKLVKNNIQYNGYRFNRLTNYNGHWVRHSGWYPDTKLRLVKKDKALWGGENPHDILQMINSEKVGFLKGDLLHYSYASISAHVEQTDKFTTIAARAAFKQGKRSSVFKIVTRPMFKFLRDYFFKRGFLDGRNGFVICCINSLYALLKYAKLHALQTGKEI, from the coding sequence TTGATAAAATTAACAGTGGCCATCATAACGTACAACGAAGAAAACAACATTGGTCGTTGCATTAGCTCTGTTCTTCCGATTGCTGATGAGATTCTCGTGGTCGACTCTTTTTCTACTGATAAAACTGAGGCCATCGCGACTTCGATGGGTGCTCGTTTTGTCAAAAACCCATTTGCGGGTCATATCGAGCAAAAAAACTACGCTTTAAAATTGTCGACTCATGATTATGTTCTTTCTCTGGATGCAGACGAGGCCCTTTCACCTGAGTTATTAGAACAAATCAAGTTAGTAAAAAATAACATTCAGTATAACGGTTACAGATTCAACCGCCTGACTAACTATAATGGCCACTGGGTTCGTCACTCTGGATGGTACCCTGATACAAAACTCCGTTTAGTAAAAAAAGATAAGGCCCTATGGGGTGGTGAAAACCCTCACGATATTTTACAGATGATTAATTCTGAAAAAGTTGGATTTTTAAAAGGCGATCTCCTGCACTATAGTTATGCTTCTATTTCTGCTCACGTTGAACAGACCGATAAGTTTACAACGATTGCAGCTCGCGCTGCTTTTAAGCAAGGCAAGCGCTCAAGCGTCTTTAAAATTGTCACTCGTCCGATGTTTAAATTTCTACGTGACTACTTTTTTAAAAGAGGTTTTCTGGATGGACGCAATGGCTTCGTCATTTGCTGTATCAATTCACTCTACGCTCTTTTAAAATACGCAAAACTTCACGCACTTCAAACTGGTAAAGAAATATGA